CAGAGCAGATCGAGGCCCGCATTAACCAAGAACCTGATATTTCCCAGCAGATCTCGTTATGGAATCAACAGGGATCGCGGGCCGTACAGGGAAACTTGCTCGTTATTCCTATTGACCAATCGTTACTGTATGTAGAACCTCTCTACCTAGAAGCCGAACGAACTAGTTTACCTACCTTGGTACGGGTAATTACTGCCTATGGCGATCGTATCGCAATGGAACCAACCCTAGAAGAGTCGCTGAAAACACTATTTCAAACTATATCCAGTGGATCGACAGCTTCAGGGCAATTCGATCGTCGCTAAGCAGCAGTTACTGTTCAAAGCGGCGCATCAAGTATGCTACCCCAAAATCTCCATTGGGATGCTCGCGCAGCAGTTTTCCCAGTTCAAACACTTTAGTCGCTAGGTCAGCCCCCAACTTGTCAATCATGGCCTGCCGTTCTTGTGCCTCTAACTCTAGTTGACGAGCTTTTGCCTGCCACTCAGCGGTAAATAGGCGATCGATAATAGTTTGCAACCCCATAGCCGTCAAGGCTTCCCACTCCCCTTGATCGCACCAAATGCCACCACAAGATGGACAGCGCTCCACATAGAAAGGTGACTGCAAGTTTACCCTAGCGCGAGACAAGTATCGCCTACAGTCTGGACAGAGTGCCCCTCGGCTGTCTAATGACGATGGCGTGTGATCCACCGATAACGCTTTGGGCATGGCATCTGGTGCAACAGCAGGCTGAGTAGCTTGCCAAGCCTTATAGTGCTCCGGAGGAATCCATACCCCTTGACAGCTAGGGCAACATTGCACTGCCAAATCTCCTGCTAGAATGCCATCTACCAAGGTTGAGTTAGGCTCTTTGGGGCACTGCAACTGGCTATACCTCT
This DNA window, taken from Cyanobacteriota bacterium, encodes the following:
- a CDS encoding zf-TFIIB domain-containing protein gives rise to the protein MQCPKEPNSTLVDGILAGDLAVQCCPSCQGVWIPPEHYKAWQATQPAVAPDAMPKALSVDHTPSSLDSRGALCPDCRRYLSRARVNLQSPFYVERCPSCGGIWCDQGEWEALTAMGLQTIIDRLFTAEWQAKARQLELEAQERQAMIDKLGADLATKVFELGKLLREHPNGDFGVAYLMRRFEQ